From the genome of Papaver somniferum cultivar HN1 chromosome 2, ASM357369v1, whole genome shotgun sequence, one region includes:
- the LOC113354377 gene encoding uncharacterized protein LOC113354377, giving the protein MGSFRSSLGIYRNALNSPSSQINDITSSQIRSIFTTSHLNMSWVDKVKGVFTGQKDPSNPEITSQSFTLLGFADQLMAARKAGKFQKFIVGRSSEATFADSFEKQESIIRVLGGFDNTGDNLKPSQKQEAAKKCKCTISEVENALAKFTWAKEAQKKMEKLKEDGKPLPKSLAEVQKLMGSTPLDVARSNLAQSGQISRNALCPCGSQKRYKRCCAKD; this is encoded by the exons ATGGGTTCCTTTCGATCCTCGCTCGGTATTTACAGAAATGCCCTGAATTCTCCATCTTCTCAAATCAATGACATAACTTCATCTCAAATCCGTTCCATCTTCACAACATCACATCTAAATATGTCTTGGGTAGATAAGGTTAAAGGGGTGTTCACTGGCCAAAAAGATCCTTCAAATCCTGAAATTACGTCGCAATCTTTCACTCTACTTG GATTTGCTGATCAGTTAATGGCTGCAAGAAAAGCAGGAAAATTTCAGAAATTCATTGTTGGGAGAAGTAGTGAAGCGACATTTGCTGATTCATTTGAGAAACAAGAGTCTATAATTCGAGTTCTTGGAGGTTTTGATAATACTGGAGAT aatttaaaaccaagtCAGAAACAAGAGGCAGCAAAAAAGTGTAAATGCACGATATCAGAAGTAGAGAATGCGTTGGCAAAATTTACGTGGGCTAAAGAAGCACAAAAGAAGATGGAAAAGTTAAAGGAGGATGGGAAACCATTGCCCAAGAGCTTGGCTGAG GTTCAAAAGTTGATGGGTTCAACACCATTGGATGTTGCCAGGTCTAATTTGGCGCAGAGTGGTCAGATAAGCCGGAACGCACTCTGTCCATGTGGTTCTCAAAAGAGATATAAAAG GTGTTGTGCGAAGGATTGA